One window of the Endomicrobium proavitum genome contains the following:
- the ftsH gene encoding ATP-dependent zinc metalloprotease FtsH translates to MKQRSPWFVIFWVALFAMIFMLMNSAKQKQGEEKLEYSQFKQYVTSGAVTKVVVSPEVIKGEFKDADGTVKKFKTVPMNDPSLIKDMEAAKIKNFSASLNDKWFLNALISFGPIIILIIFFLWMMKGMSNGNKQAMSFGKSKAKLAGSGNTKVTFKDVAGANEAKEELSEVVEFLKDPAKFQKLGGKIPKGVLLVGAPGTGKTLLAKAVAGEAGVPFFSSSGSEFVEMFVGVGASRVRDLFEQGRRNAPCLLFVDEIDAVGRHRGAGLGGGHDEREQTLNQLLVEMDGFDTKEGVILIAATNRPDVLDPALLRPGRFDRQVVVARPELKDREQILEVHAKKVKLADDVNLNVIAKQTPGFVGADLANIINEGALLAARYGQENVTMKNFEEAIDRVYAGPARKSMLRTEKEIKMTAYHEAGHALVAKFLPGTDPVHKVTIIPRGAALGYTMQLPEYDKNTISKKEALNQIAIFFGGRAAEEIVYKDITSGATQDIAEATKLATKMVAVYGMSDKVGPMALDKGKEEIFLGRDISKDSHLSEKMSELIDYEIKKIIDAASKKAVKILTDNRKILDKVVDYLIDRETLSGQDLDKIVKGEKLAAL, encoded by the coding sequence ATGAAGCAGAGAAGTCCGTGGTTTGTTATTTTTTGGGTAGCGTTATTTGCCATGATATTTATGCTTATGAACTCCGCCAAACAAAAACAGGGCGAAGAAAAACTTGAATATTCGCAGTTTAAGCAATACGTAACATCCGGCGCGGTAACAAAAGTTGTCGTTTCTCCGGAAGTTATAAAAGGCGAGTTTAAAGACGCCGACGGAACCGTAAAGAAGTTTAAAACCGTTCCGATGAACGATCCGTCTTTGATAAAAGATATGGAAGCCGCGAAAATTAAAAATTTTTCCGCCAGTTTAAACGATAAATGGTTTTTAAACGCGCTTATAAGTTTCGGCCCTATAATTATTCTTATAATTTTCTTTTTGTGGATGATGAAGGGAATGTCTAACGGAAACAAACAAGCCATGTCTTTTGGAAAATCAAAAGCCAAACTTGCCGGAAGCGGAAACACAAAAGTTACTTTTAAAGACGTTGCCGGCGCAAACGAAGCAAAAGAAGAGTTAAGCGAAGTTGTAGAGTTTTTAAAAGATCCGGCAAAATTTCAAAAGCTTGGCGGAAAAATTCCTAAAGGAGTTCTGCTTGTAGGAGCTCCGGGAACGGGCAAAACGCTTCTTGCAAAAGCGGTGGCGGGAGAAGCCGGCGTTCCGTTTTTTTCTTCAAGCGGTTCGGAATTTGTTGAGATGTTTGTAGGCGTTGGCGCGTCAAGAGTAAGAGATTTATTTGAACAGGGCAGACGCAACGCGCCGTGCCTTTTGTTTGTGGACGAAATAGACGCCGTAGGCAGACACAGAGGCGCGGGTCTTGGCGGCGGTCACGACGAAAGAGAACAAACTTTAAATCAGCTGCTTGTTGAGATGGACGGTTTTGATACAAAAGAAGGCGTTATTTTAATTGCCGCCACAAACAGACCCGACGTTTTAGATCCGGCGCTACTTCGTCCGGGACGTTTTGACAGACAGGTTGTAGTTGCCCGTCCGGAATTAAAAGACAGAGAACAAATTTTAGAAGTGCACGCAAAAAAAGTTAAACTTGCCGATGATGTAAATTTGAATGTTATCGCAAAACAAACTCCGGGCTTTGTCGGCGCGGATTTGGCAAATATTATAAACGAAGGCGCTCTTCTTGCCGCAAGATACGGGCAGGAAAACGTTACCATGAAAAACTTTGAAGAAGCCATAGACAGAGTTTACGCGGGACCCGCAAGAAAATCTATGCTTAGAACCGAGAAGGAAATTAAGATGACGGCATATCACGAAGCGGGGCACGCGCTTGTTGCAAAATTTCTTCCGGGCACAGACCCTGTCCATAAAGTTACAATAATTCCCCGAGGCGCGGCTTTGGGTTATACAATGCAGCTGCCGGAATACGATAAAAACACCATTTCAAAAAAAGAAGCGTTAAATCAAATAGCGATATTTTTCGGCGGTCGCGCGGCTGAAGAGATAGTTTATAAAGACATTACTTCCGGCGCAACGCAGGATATTGCCGAAGCTACAAAACTTGCCACTAAAATGGTTGCCGTTTACGGTATGAGCGACAAAGTAGGGCCGATGGCTTTAGATAAAGGCAAAGAAGAAATTTTCCTCGGCAGAGATATTTCAAAAGATTCTCATCTTTCTGAAAAAATGTCGGAACTTATAGATTACGAGATTAAAAAAATAATAGACGCCGCCAGCAAAAAAGCGGTAAAAATTCTTACGGACAACAGAAAAATTTTAGATAAAGTCGTAGATTATTTAATTGACCGCGAAACTCTTTCAGGGCAGGATTTGGATAAAATAGTTAAAGGCGAAAAACTTGCGGCATTATAA